The segment ATCGGAACCTGCGGATTCTGTGCATTCAAGGACAAAAAAGGATACCTGCTCTCACAGGACCAGATAAGGGAGAAGATCGATGAAGCTGTCGCGTCAGGTGCCACTGAGCTGTGCATCCAGGGAGGGTTGATGGAAGATGTGAAGCTCGATCTTTACCTGGACATACTCAGAGCCGTCAAAGAAGATCACCCTCACATTCACACACATTGCTTCTCACCAATGGAAGTTTATCACGCTGCCACTTCCAGCGACCTGACAATTGAAGAGACACTTGCTGAGCTCAAAAAGAACGGATTGAACACCATGCCAGGCACCGCTGCAGAGATACTTGTTGACCGGGTACGTGAGATCATCTGCCCTGAGAAAATAACAAGGCAGCAGTGGATAGATATCGTAACATCTGCCCACAAGGCAGGAATATCGACGACTGCCACAATGATGTACGGACACGTGGAAACGTGGGAAGAACGCATTGACCACATATTAACGATAAGGGATATACAGAAGAAGACAGGCGGATTCACGGAATTTGTTCCGCTCCCATTCATGCCTTACAATAATACGATCGGGGACCAGATGCTTAAAGAAGGCAAGTTCATGACAACAGGAACAGAAGACCTGAAGGTCTATTCGCTTGCACGTATCTTACTGAACACACATGTAAAGAACATACAGGTCAGCTGGGTAAAGCTGGGCAAGAAACTTGCACAGGTTGCACTGTTGTGTGGCGGGAACGATCTTGGAGGCACACTTATGGAAGAAAGTATCTCAAGGTCCGCAGGAGCATCCAATGGCGAAGTGATCTCAGTCGAAGAACTGGAATGGATCATCCGCGGTGCTGAAAGGACACCGGCACAGAGAGACACACTTTACAGGAGCATATCAGAATGACCATTCCGGAAGATATCATAGAACGTGCCTACAAGGGAACTGCAACAAAAGAAGATGCAATTGCTCTCCTGGATGTGAACCCTTTCGAACTTTACACACTTGCAGATGACCTGCGCAAGGAGGCTGTGGGAGATACTGTGACATATGTTACCAACAGGAACATCTACATCACCAACATGTGCAAGGGAAGTTGCGGGTTCTGCGCATTCAGGGAAGGGGATGGCTACATCCTGACCATCGAGGAGATACTCGAACAGGTCGGCCAGGCGGAAAAGGCCGGTGCTGTTGAGATCTGCATCCAGGGCGGTTACCTCCCACAGCTGGACCTTGAGTTCTACAACGAGATCGTGAAGAGCATACACACCAGCTATCCCAACATGACCATACACGGATTCTCCCCAATGGAGATCCATTATGCATCATCCCTTTCAGGGACACCTCTTGAGGATGCCCTTTCGGAACTTAAGAAGAACGGTCTGGGAACACTTACAGGCACCTCCGCAGAGATACTTTCAGACCGCGTCCGCAAGATCATCTGCGAAGATAAGATCACAACCAAGCAGTGGATAGAGACCATTAAAGCCTCACACAATGTGGGACTGCGTACCAATGCTACCATAATGTACGGGCATGTGGAAACATGGGAAGAACGTTTCGACCACATACTCACAGTACGTGATATCCAGAAAGAGACCGGAGCCTTCACCGAACTGATAACAATGCCTTTCATGCCATACAATAACCGTATCGGAGAGGAGATGCTGCGTTCAGGGAAATTCATGACAACAGGGACCGAAGACCTGCAACTGATAGCTATTGCAAGAGTGCTTCTCAACAAGCACATCGACAATCTCCAGGCATGCTGGGTAAAGCTGGGCAAGAAACTTGCACAGGTGGCATTGTCCTGTGGAGCGAATGATATGGGTGGTACACTGATGGAAGACCAGATCACACTGGCATCCGGTGGTTCCAACGGAGAATACCTGCCGCCTGAAGAACTTGAGTGGATCATCAAGAGTGCAGGACGCAAACCAATGAGAAGGAATGCACTATACGAGGAAATATGATATGAGGGCAGTGATCCCATACAAGAAGGAGAATGCTAAATCCAGGCTGTCTCCGGTACTCTCAAAAGAAGAACGTGAGGAATTCGTCGAGCTTATGCTAAGAGACGTAGTCGACTCATTGCTCTGTGCCGGGATCACAAATATAGACATCCTTACCACTTCCAGCAAAGGAGTTCCTGAAGACCTCGAGGTCAACCTTGTTGTGACCGAACCGGGACTAAACGTATCCATCAATGAATACCTCCGGACTGTTGATGAACCGACCATGATAATAATGGCAGATCTGCCTCTTGTGGGGAGCAGCCACCTCAAAAAGATAACATCATTCCCTGAAGACGTTGTCATAGTTCCCGGAAAAGGCGGTGGCACAAACATACTGTTCCTGAGCCAGCCAAAGGAATTCACAGTCAAATACCATGGATGCAGCTTTTTAAGTCATTGTGACATCACGAACGACCTTGGAAAAAGCATCCGTATCTTCGATTCATTGCTTGCAAGCACCGACATCGATGAGCCTCATGATATTGTCGAGCTCCTAATATACGGGGACGGATTGGCAAAAGAATATGTTGAAAAGAGATTTTGCACAGAGACCGGAGAAGGGCGTGTGAAGATATCTGCAAGCTCAAAGCTTTCCGGTTTCATCTGATATCCACTGAAGATAATTTTTCTCACCGGTTATCTTCCAGGAGATTATGCATGGAAGATCGTAGCTGTGAAGGGATGATACCTTTTCTTTTAATTCTTCAAATTTGTCCCCTGTCGTTTTTACGATGAGTACGACCTCATCATCCTCTACAAGTTCATCGTTCCACCAATATATGGAACTCATAGGATGGATATTGGCACATGCGGCAAACCGACCGGAGACCAGCTCCCTTCCAATCGTACGGGCCTCATCCATACTTCCGGCAGTAATGTAAACCATAATATGATACATATTAAAGGATATTTGCAGAAAACATATCTAAGTATCGTCCAGAATCCATGAACTACACGTAGGGCACATGAACTTATGAAAAGGATAAATGGATGCTAACAGAAACTGTTTGGGCAATATGTGTTAGTATAGATAGCCGAAAACGCCATATTTTTTATTGGATTTTGCTTCCAATAAATAATCCAATATAAAAGTTTCCATTAAGCATTAAGCAACTCACGAAACCTATATTATTATCAAAGTAATAATGGTACATCACATCTGACTATCGGTGATAATGAATGAGCATCATTGTAAATAAATATAAATGTGGGTACTGCGGTGCATGTGTGGGCGTCTGCCCAACAGGAGCATTAGAGCTCATCGAAACATGGATAGAAGTAGACAATAAATGTACGGGATGTGGCATCTGTCAGAAGATATGTCCACTGGGGGCTATCGAGGTGGACAGATGAAAAACGAGTATGATATTATTGTTGTCGGTGCAGGTCCCGCCGGATCTATTACTGCAAAAACAGCTGCAGAAAAAGGACTCGACGTACTCCTGATAGAAAAAAGACAGGAGATCGGAGATCCGATCAGGTGTGCCGAAGGAGTGGGAAAATACAACCTGGAACAGCACATAGAACCCGACCCCAGATGGATCTGTGCTGATGTGAAAGGTTCACGCATCTTTTCACCAGACGGTACAATGGTCGAAATGGCAGAGGAAATTTCCGGTGGAGAAGTCGGTTATGTCCTTGAGAGAAAGATATTCGACCGGGCACTTGCTAACGAGAGTGCTCTTGCAGGAGCAGAAGTAATGGTCAAGACCAGAGCTACTGACCTTATAATTGAAGGCAATACAGTCTGCGGTATCAAGCTCATGCACCTGGGAGAAGAGCATGAGGTACGATCAAAGATCGTCATCGGTGCAGACGGAATGGAATCAAAGGTTGGACGCTGGGCAGGCATCAATACATCTGTAAAGCCAGCAGATATGGAAACCTGTGCACAATACCTGGTAGCCAATGCGAATATCGACCAGGAATTCTGTTATTTCTATCTCGGCAACGAGGTTGCCCCTGCAGGTTATATATGGTTGTTCCCAAAAGGTGGCAACAAGGCCAATGTAGGCATAGGCATACTGGGAAGCGAGTCCGGAGAACAACGGGCCATTGACCTACTGAACGATTTCATGGAAAAGAACATGCCTGAGGCCAGGATTATCGAAATGGTCGTCGGAGGAGTACCGGTATCCGGTACCATAGACAGGACCATAGCCAACGGACTTATCCTGGTAGGTGACGCTGCACGCCAGTCAGATCCGATCACCGGCGGAGGCATCATCAACGCCATGGATGCAGGAAAGATAGCAGGAGAAGTTGCTGCAAAGGCTATCAGAAATGGAGATTGTTCCGAAAAGGGACTGCAGGAATACGAGGACCTCTGGAGAGATACCATCGGCAGGGAGATCGACAACAGCCTTATAGTCAAAGAAACTTTTGTCAACTTCACAGACGAGGATCTGAACTCACTGGCAAAATCACTCCAGAACGTAAACTTCACAAGCATGAGCCTTATGGACCTTTTACTCGCCCTGTTCAAAGCAAACAAGAAGCTTCTCTGGAACCTCAGAGGGCTCTTTAAAGATATTGTCAAGAACGATATCGATTTCAAATACAGGACATAATTCTGCTTTTTGTTCCATCCGGGAAAGGCTGGAACAAGCACTTATTTTATTTTAATTTTTATAAAATATAGTTTAACGTTTCCAGAACTCAGGCGTCAACATAACTATAACAGTGAACACTTCAAGCCTGCCGATCCACATATTGGCTATCAGGACAATTTTTCCAATAGCAGGAACAGTACTGAAGTTTGCCATTGGACCCACCACATTGAAACCAGGACCAATGTTTCCAAGAGTTGCTATTGATGCCGTGACAGAACTGGTAAGGTCCATTCCAAATATGGAGAGAACAGCTGAGCTTATCAAAAAGATAAGGAAATAGATCACAACAAAAGAGATGATCGCATGCATGATATCATTAGGTACGCTCTTTCCATTGAACTTGATAGGCCTCACAGCTTTAGGATGAATTGCTTTGAACAGCTCATTTCGTGCATATTTAAGCAGTATGAGAAGGCGAACTACCTTAATTCCACCTGCAGTAGACCCGGCACAACCTCCAATGAACATCATTGCCAGTAAAACCACTTTCCCGGAATCGGTCCACAGATTAAAGTCAGTCGTTGCATAACCGGTTGTCGTCAATATTGAGATGACCTGGAAAATAGCATACCTGAAAGATGTAGGTATAGAATCCGGAGTATCCCTCCACAGGACCAGCGTCAAAAGGATCGTCGCAAGGCCCACTATCAAGAAATAGAATTTGAATTCATTATCCTTGAGAAGACTCTTCTTGTCAGAATACAGGGTCTTGTAATGCAATGCAAAGTTCGCACCCGCAATGAACATAAAAAGAGTGATGATCCCTTCAATAAGAGGACTGTCAAAAGCAGCAACACTATCCGCATAAGGTGAAAAACCACCACATGCCATGGTAGTGAAAGTATGTGTACATGCATCGTAGAAGGACATTCCTGCACTGAGCAGAAGGAGAAGTTCCACTACAGAAATGGATACATAGACTGTCCAGAGGATCTTTGCAGTCTCCTGGATCCTTGGCCTTAGTTGGTCCTCTTTGGGGCCCGGTGCCTCTGCACGAAACATCTGACGGCCTGCAACTCCCAACTTTGGGAGAATTGCAATGAAAAGCATGATGATTCCCA is part of the Methanococcoides methylutens MM1 genome and harbors:
- the cutA gene encoding divalent-cation tolerance protein CutA; the protein is MYHIMVYITAGSMDEARTIGRELVSGRFAACANIHPMSSIYWWNDELVEDDEVVLIVKTTGDKFEELKEKVSSLHSYDLPCIISWKITGEKNYLQWISDETGKL
- a CDS encoding 4Fe-4S binding protein, encoding MSIIVNKYKCGYCGACVGVCPTGALELIETWIEVDNKCTGCGICQKICPLGAIEVDR
- the cofH gene encoding 5-amino-6-(D-ribitylamino)uracil--L-tyrosine 4-hydroxyphenyl transferase CofH, with the protein product MTIPEDIIERAYKGTATKEDAIALLDVNPFELYTLADDLRKEAVGDTVTYVTNRNIYITNMCKGSCGFCAFREGDGYILTIEEILEQVGQAEKAGAVEICIQGGYLPQLDLEFYNEIVKSIHTSYPNMTIHGFSPMEIHYASSLSGTPLEDALSELKKNGLGTLTGTSAEILSDRVRKIICEDKITTKQWIETIKASHNVGLRTNATIMYGHVETWEERFDHILTVRDIQKETGAFTELITMPFMPYNNRIGEEMLRSGKFMTTGTEDLQLIAIARVLLNKHIDNLQACWVKLGKKLAQVALSCGANDMGGTLMEDQITLASGGSNGEYLPPEELEWIIKSAGRKPMRRNALYEEI
- the cofC gene encoding 2-phospho-L-lactate guanylyltransferase, producing MRAVIPYKKENAKSRLSPVLSKEEREEFVELMLRDVVDSLLCAGITNIDILTTSSKGVPEDLEVNLVVTEPGLNVSINEYLRTVDEPTMIIMADLPLVGSSHLKKITSFPEDVVIVPGKGGGTNILFLSQPKEFTVKYHGCSFLSHCDITNDLGKSIRIFDSLLASTDIDEPHDIVELLIYGDGLAKEYVEKRFCTETGEGRVKISASSKLSGFI
- a CDS encoding TrkH family potassium uptake protein gives rise to the protein MRFGIVFSVMGLLLRFLGPMMLVPLGVALYYGESPFPFAVAFSVTTIVGSALSFRYSSDDREWEKREGFAIVAFGWFAAALFGSIPYMFDGVTPLNALFESMSGFTTTGATVFVDIETHSKSLLFWRSMTQWLGGMGIIMLFIAILPKLGVAGRQMFRAEAPGPKEDQLRPRIQETAKILWTVYVSISVVELLLLLSAGMSFYDACTHTFTTMACGGFSPYADSVAAFDSPLIEGIITLFMFIAGANFALHYKTLYSDKKSLLKDNEFKFYFLIVGLATILLTLVLWRDTPDSIPTSFRYAIFQVISILTTTGYATTDFNLWTDSGKVVLLAMMFIGGCAGSTAGGIKVVRLLILLKYARNELFKAIHPKAVRPIKFNGKSVPNDIMHAIISFVVIYFLIFLISSAVLSIFGMDLTSSVTASIATLGNIGPGFNVVGPMANFSTVPAIGKIVLIANMWIGRLEVFTVIVMLTPEFWKR
- the cofH gene encoding 5-amino-6-(D-ribitylamino)uracil--L-tyrosine 4-hydroxyphenyl transferase CofH, with the protein product MIPEDIVERAYNGTTTREDALELLEVKPFELYALADDLRKEAVGDNVTYVVNRNINFTDRCIGTCGFCAFKDKKGYLLSQDQIREKIDEAVASGATELCIQGGLMEDVKLDLYLDILRAVKEDHPHIHTHCFSPMEVYHAATSSDLTIEETLAELKKNGLNTMPGTAAEILVDRVREIICPEKITRQQWIDIVTSAHKAGISTTATMMYGHVETWEERIDHILTIRDIQKKTGGFTEFVPLPFMPYNNTIGDQMLKEGKFMTTGTEDLKVYSLARILLNTHVKNIQVSWVKLGKKLAQVALLCGGNDLGGTLMEESISRSAGASNGEVISVEELEWIIRGAERTPAQRDTLYRSISE
- a CDS encoding NAD(P)/FAD-dependent oxidoreductase, encoding MKNEYDIIVVGAGPAGSITAKTAAEKGLDVLLIEKRQEIGDPIRCAEGVGKYNLEQHIEPDPRWICADVKGSRIFSPDGTMVEMAEEISGGEVGYVLERKIFDRALANESALAGAEVMVKTRATDLIIEGNTVCGIKLMHLGEEHEVRSKIVIGADGMESKVGRWAGINTSVKPADMETCAQYLVANANIDQEFCYFYLGNEVAPAGYIWLFPKGGNKANVGIGILGSESGEQRAIDLLNDFMEKNMPEARIIEMVVGGVPVSGTIDRTIANGLILVGDAARQSDPITGGGIINAMDAGKIAGEVAAKAIRNGDCSEKGLQEYEDLWRDTIGREIDNSLIVKETFVNFTDEDLNSLAKSLQNVNFTSMSLMDLLLALFKANKKLLWNLRGLFKDIVKNDIDFKYRT